The genomic region TTATTCTTTATTTCACGTAACCCATTGCCTGCGCTGTTTTTTTTCTCTTCTTTCACTTTAACACCTCACTTTCATCTGCTTTATTTTCAAGAATCTTCGCGGTATAATCCAAAAGTGAAATGACTTTGGGATAATACATTCTTTTAGGCCCTATAACAGCCAAAAGTGCGGTCGCGTTTTCGCCCACCCTGCATGGAACAGTGACAAGGCTGAAATCCGCGAGTTCCTCAAACGTATTTTCTTTTCCAATCCTTACATGTATCCCGTTATCTTCCATATAAGGATTTAAAAGTTTAATCAGTTTCTTTTTAGATTCCAGCAGGTGAAAAAATGATTTAACCTTTTCTATCTTACCAAATTCAGGCTGGTCAAAAACATTAAGGTCACCCGAGAAATATATTGGTTCTTCATTCCTGTTCCCAAGGCTTGAAAGTAAATACGCCACCTCTTTAAATATACTCTCGGCCTCTTTTTCCAGGGGGATTTCTTTTAAAAGCTTTTCCCTTGCCTCGTCCACCGTAAGTCCTGTAAGATTTTTGTCAAACCATATGTTCCATCTTGAAATATTCCTGTTGTCAATGTTCTTGTCAGGGTGTATCGTGTCATTTTTTACCCTCGCGTTATCTATAACAAATATAACCAGGATATTCTTGCTGCTCAGCAAAATCAGCTCCAAATGCTTCAGCCGTTTTTCACCTTCCGATGAAACAAGTATCAACGTCGTGTAATGCGTAAATTGTGAAAGCAATTCCGTCGCTTTTTTAACTACAATATCATAGCTTCCCTTACTGGTTTTAAGGGTCAAGATATTTCTCATCTCATTCTTCTTGAGATGAGAAATGCCTTTTAAACCGTCAACATAAAACCTGTATCCCTTGTCCGTGGGGACCCTGCCTGCTGATGTATGAGGCTGATGGATATAATCCATCTCCTCAAGTTCAGCCATGATAATCCTTATGGACGCGGAACTCAGTCTCTTCCCGCAGCAATTAACCAGCTTTTCCGAAGCGATTGGCTTCCCATCTTCAATATAGCTCTGGATAATTGCCTTTAGAACTTTTTCATGCCTTTTACTGAAGCTTTTCATTGTAATTCTTCAAAATTTATGATATTATTTTACGGTTGACGTTTTACATATATTAGCACTCTTATTCTTCGATTGCTGATATTATCATATGTAAAATACATTGTCAAGAACTTTTTTAGCAGTCTTTCTTTTCGATTGCTAATCCAGAATAATTTAGAAAAACTTTGCCTAATGGTTATACAAAAAATCAATATCATCTTGAATCCTATCGCCGGCAAAAGCAAAGGTGTCCTTTCCAAAGTTACCGGAACATTAAAAGAGAAGAATATCGCGTTTGAGGTTCTTGCTACTAATTCCCCGGGAGAGGCAAAATTACTTGCGAAAATATCTTCTGAAAATAAATCAGTGGATTTACTCCTCGTAATCGGGGGAGACGGGACAATAAATGAAGCGGTAAACGGGATGGTAAATTCAAATCTCCCTCTGGGAATAATACCCGCGGGAAGCCTTAATTGCGCCGCAAGGGAAATCGGCCTTTCGTTTAATCCCGTAGAAGCGCTTTGTGAGCTCCTTAATGGAAAAGTAAAAACCATACCCCTGGGTAAAATATTATTTTTTGGGGAAAACACTGATTCCACATTCCAAAATAATAAAGAGCGATATTTTCTTTTAATGGCAGGCATCGGTTTAGACGCAAAAGCAGTGGTTGATTTCAATCCAAAACTCAAAAAAATTGTAGGGCCTCTGGCTTATGTATGGTCCGGTTTAAAACAAATTTTCAGCAGGAACCACCCGCTTGTCCAATTTGAAACAAACAAAAGAACAATTACCGGTTACTCCGGCATAATAAATAAATTTAAAACCTATGCATGGTTTAATTTCGCCCCGGAGGCCGGGATTGAAAAAGAATTTTTCCAGATGTTTGTGTACAAAAAAAATAATATTATGTCTCTTATCCGCTACAGCATCGGAGGAATGTTCGGGCTGCACAGAAAGTTTTCTGACGTTGAATCCGTTTTAACAAACAGCATAAAAGCAAGTTCAAACGGCATAATATTTATCCAGGCGGACGGCGAAGCCGCAGGAACACTTCCTGCAGAAATTTCAATTGTTCCCTGTTCGCTGAAAATCATTGTTCCAAAAGGCAATTAAAACAAAACTCTGGAATCCCAACTGCCGATATATAATAAGTTACCACAAGGAGACAAAATGCCGAAAGATTCTGAAAAAAAATTAATGCATTCTGCCGAATTCACAAAAAACGTTCTTGATAATATGAACGATTTACTGGCGGTAATTGACACCCGCGATTTCAGCATAATCAGCGTTAATAAGAAATTTTTAGACACTTACGGCTTTAAGGACGAATCAGAAGTTGCCGGAAAAAAATGTTACAAGATAACCCACTCCAGGGATTCTGTCTGCGAAAAACCGGACGACATCTGCCCCCTGGTTGAAACATTAAACACCGGTTTACATGCGAGGGCTGAGCATATTCACTACGATAAAAATGGCAATAAAACATATGTGGATGTTTCAACGTCGCCCATTAAAGATGAAAACGGGAAAATTAAACAGGTAATACATATTTCAAGAAATATCACACCGCTCAAGGAAAAAACCATTGAAATCGAAAAAAACAGGGAGATGGTCCAGTCAGCCCTTAATGAACTTAAGTCCTTGATCAACGAAGTCACATTTAAAAAAGATTTTACAGTCCGGTTTAACAATCCCAATTTAAAAAAATGTTATGAAATAAAAAAATGCGGCAAAACAGACTGCTCCTGTTATGGAAAAGAAGCATCAAGGTGCTGGCAGATTGTAGGCAATTACTGCGGCAGGAAAATAGAGGGTTTCTTTGCCGGGCAATATAAAACTTGTGCTGAATGCGATGTGTATCAAAATGCAGCTAACGATCCCCTTTATCAAATCGGTGAGCAGTTCAACAATATGATGCATATCCTTGAGCTTAAAAACAGGGAACTGGAAGAAGCGCGTTATGCCGCTGAAGAGGCAAACAAGTTAAAATCGGAATTTCTCGCAAACATGAGCCACGAAATAAGGACCCCCATAAACGGCATAATCGGGATGACCATGCTTGCGTTAGACACAAAACTCACCGAAGAACAGCGTGATTTTTTGCTTACGGTCAAAAACAGCACATACGCCCTTCTTGATATCGTAAATGATATCCTTGATTTTTCGAAAATAGAATCCGGCAAACTCTCGCTTGACATAATTGATTTTAACCTGCGCCTGACCGTGGAAGAAGTTGCGGATGTCCTCGCGGCGCAGGCATCTTCGAAAAACCTGGAACTTGTATGCCTTGTCAGCCACGAAGTCCCTTCTCTCTTAAACGGCGACCCGGGAAGAATACGGCAGATACTGCTTAATCTTGGCAGTAACGCTGTTA from bacterium harbors:
- a CDS encoding diacylglycerol kinase family protein — its product is MVIQKINIILNPIAGKSKGVLSKVTGTLKEKNIAFEVLATNSPGEAKLLAKISSENKSVDLLLVIGGDGTINEAVNGMVNSNLPLGIIPAGSLNCAAREIGLSFNPVEALCELLNGKVKTIPLGKILFFGENTDSTFQNNKERYFLLMAGIGLDAKAVVDFNPKLKKIVGPLAYVWSGLKQIFSRNHPLVQFETNKRTITGYSGIINKFKTYAWFNFAPEAGIEKEFFQMFVYKKNNIMSLIRYSIGGMFGLHRKFSDVESVLTNSIKASSNGIIFIQADGEAAGTLPAEISIVPCSLKIIVPKGN
- the hrcA gene encoding heat-inducible transcriptional repressor HrcA, with amino-acid sequence MKSFSKRHEKVLKAIIQSYIEDGKPIASEKLVNCCGKRLSSASIRIIMAELEEMDYIHQPHTSAGRVPTDKGYRFYVDGLKGISHLKKNEMRNILTLKTSKGSYDIVVKKATELLSQFTHYTTLILVSSEGEKRLKHLELILLSSKNILVIFVIDNARVKNDTIHPDKNIDNRNISRWNIWFDKNLTGLTVDEAREKLLKEIPLEKEAESIFKEVAYLLSSLGNRNEEPIYFSGDLNVFDQPEFGKIEKVKSFFHLLESKKKLIKLLNPYMEDNGIHVRIGKENTFEELADFSLVTVPCRVGENATALLAVIGPKRMYYPKVISLLDYTAKILENKADESEVLK